Within Paenibacillus sp. RUD330, the genomic segment AAGCTATGATTTGATCGTCAGTCTGGGATCGTCCTGCTCCCCGGCCATTCATATGAGAAGGCATGGGCTCAGGAAGTTCTCCATGCCGCTCGACTGGATGGTGTCGCTTTCGCTCGGCGATGTGGCCCGGCTGTTCGATCATCGTTTCCATGATTTCATGAAGCTGGAGCATCTGGTCATGGCAGAGGAGACCTTTTATCCCCAATATTATCTGGACGACGGGGAGCCCATTTATTTGGAGCCGGTCGAAAAAAAGCTGATCAAGTCCTATTTCATCAAGGATGCGCTGTACAATATCATCTCCGTCCATGATTTCCCCATATTTGAGGGCCAGCACTGGAGCTCCTCGTATCCGGCCTACAAGGCCAAGCTCGACATGCGCGTCGCGAGATTGTGGGAGGGCTTGAGTCAGAGCCGGCATCCGCTCTTCATCCGGTGGTATGCCGAATATGACCAGGCGGCCGCCATGCAAGCTGCGCTGACGAGAGTGCTGGGCGGCAAAGAGTTCACGCTGCTTGTTCTGAATCCGGTCGCGGAGCTGAAGACGGTCCAGGAAGCCGATTGGAAAATGAGCCAGGTGTGCGTCTTGGAAGTACCGCATGATATCAAGGACGATGCGCTGTGGGACCGAGTGCTGAGCGGCATCAAATTGAACTAGATTCTCGCAGGGCGCCCGCCATGCGAAGCCGCCGCCTTCGCGGAAGCGGCCGGGCAGAATTGGCTTGTAGCCAAACGGTACCTGTACATTCCGGCTTCATAGTGGATACAATAAGGGAACTACGCGCGTTGACCCTCCATGGATGGAGGAGCGCGCCCTACAGGAGGTGAAGCAGGTGAACCGCGAATGTGCCCATTCTATCGTCAGCCGGCTGCCCATTGCCATGGCTGGCATCGTGCATGATTGTTCGGCGAACGGGATTGCTCTGTCCATTCTGCCCTGTACGAACGGCCCCATCGCGAGAAGACGCCTGCCCTGACCTCTACGGATCGCCATGCCATCCATAGAGCCGCGGCCAGCTGCCGCGGCTCTTTTTTGCGCTGAGGCAGCGTCTTCCCTAATAGGAGATGAATCCATGATTATCGTCAACGCTCAGAACGTAAGAAAATATCACGCCGCCCATCTTGTGCTGGACGGTGCCGCTTTTCAAATCCAGGATGGAGAGAAGGTAGGCCTGATCGGCCGCAACGGCAGCGGCAAATCGACGCTGCTGAGGCTCCTATCCGGCCGGGACTCTGCAGACGAAGGCATGCTGACGGTGCGCAGGGATGCCCGCATCGGATATTTGCCGCAAATTCCCGCAGCGTACGATTCGATGACGGTGTACGAGGTGCTCGCCAGCGGATTCGGCAGCTTGATGAAGGCGAAGGAAGAGCTCGCGGGGCTGGAAAGCCGGATGGCCGATCCTGATCTGGCTCCTTCCGCGCTGGAGCGGCTGCTGGTCCGCTATTCCGAGGTTCAGGAATTGTTCGAGCAGGGGGGAGGCTACGACATCGATACCTTCATCGATCAGGTCGCGAGCGGCCTGCAGATCGACCGCAGCCGGGACGGGGAGACGCTCGGGAGCCTGTCGGGCGGGGAGAAGACCCGGGTCGTGCTGGCTTCCCAGCTGGTGACGCGTCCCGATTTGCTGCTGCTGGACGAGCCGACCAACCATCTGGATCTGAAAGGGATGGAGTGGCTGGAGCCATTTTTGCGAGGGTATGCCGGCAGCTGCGTCATCGTCTCCCATGACCGTTATTTCCTGGATGCCGTCGGAACGAAAATGATCGAGCTGGAGGACGGCGAAGCCCACACCTATCTGTCCGACTACAGCGGATACCTCAGGTTGAAAGAGGAGCTTCTGCTGCGGCAGTTCGCCGAATTCCAGGAACAGCAGAAGGCGATCAGGAAGATGAAGGAGACGATCCGCAGGCTGGAGGAATGGGGGCGAATCGGGGACAACGAAAAGTTCTTCAAGCGCGCGGCGTCGATCCGCAAGGCGCTGGAGAAGATGGAGGCCGTCAAGCGCCCGGTCCTGGAGCCGAAGACGGCGGAATTCAGCTTGAATCCGCAGGACCGGTCGGGGAAGCAGGTCATCGCCTTCGAGCGGGTTTCGAAGCGGTACGGCGACCGCATCCTTCTGCAGGGAGCCGAAGGAAAGCTCCTCTATGGGGAGAAGACGGTCCTGATCGGAGACAACGGCAGCGGGAAAACGACTCTGCTGAAGATGCTTCTGGGCCGGGAGTCCGCGGATGAAGGCGAGCTGAAGCTGGGAACCCGGCTGGAGATCGGCTATCTGGCCCAGCAGGAGCCTGCCTCCGAGCCGGAGAAGTCCGTGCTGGACTACTTCCGGACGGAAGCGGGCATGGAAGAAGGCGAGGCGCGCCATCTGCTGGCGCGGTACCAATTCTACGGAGCCGCCGTGTTCCGTCCGCTCAAGGCTCTGTCCGGCGGAGAATGGTCCCGGCTGCGGCTCGCCCTGCTGGTGCGGAAGCGGCCCAACCTGCTGCTGCTCGACGAGCCGACGAACCATCTCGACACCGCCTCCCGAGAAGCGTTGGAGGAGGCGCTCGAGGAGTTCCCGGGCACGATCCTGGCCGTGTCCCATGACCGGTACTTCATCAACCGCATCGCCGGGCGCGTCTGGGAGCTCTCCGGAGGCCGCATCGTTTCCTGGAATGGAAACTATGACGGGTATAAGGCGGAGAAGGCCAAGCAGCCGGCAGCGGGCAGCCGCTTCGCAGGAGACCGCAATCCGGAGCCTGCCGCGATCGGGAGCGCTGCGGCTCCTCCGGCCCAGGCCGCCTTTCCCGGTGAAAGGAAGGACGCGAGGAGCGGCAGCAAGGCAAACGTGAAGCAGACGGAGCAGCCTGGAAAGGATCTGCTCGGTAAGCAACCGGAGCAGCTTGAAAAGCAAATGGAGCGGCTCGAAAAGGAAATTGCCCATCTGGAAGCGAGGGTCGCGGCAGCCGGCGCCGAGCTTGAGCGGCTTGCCGTAAACGGCAGCCCGGAGGCGCTGGAGAAGCGATGGGAGGAGCGGGAGATGGACGAGCGGCAGCTGGCCGGTCTGACGGACCGCTGGCTGGAGCTGGCCGGAGAGTAAGGCGGTTGGTACGGTATTGCTTTGGCAGAGGCATACGGCTTCAGGCGCATGGACTGCAGAAGGAAGGCTCTGCGCCAGGCGCCGCTTAGCGGCATTCTATTCAAGCTCCATGAGGAAGGCGCAGCCGATCGGCTGCGCGTTTTCCCCCTCTCCGGGGAGGCAATGCATGCGCGAACGTTCATGATATCGCCATGAAATGCTTGCCTACTAAAAGAAATGCATGCCGATCCGCATTGACTTCATCACTTTAGTTAGATTACTCTAAATAAAGTATTCAATATCAAGTAAAGAGAGATGGAGTGGAAGCATGAAAGCATTTCTGAAAAACAAGATGATCATGAGCGGCGTATTCATGATCGTTTTTTACCAGATCATCATGATCGGCATCTTTATGTCGGGCTACAGCGCGGTTCCTAAAAATCTTCCGGATTTGACGGTAGCCATCGTCAACGAGGATCAGCAGTCCGGAGCCAAGTTCGTCGAGCAGCTGAAGGAGCAGCTTCCCTTCCATGTCGTGACGGATGCCAGCCTCGATCAGGCCAAGCAGCAGCTTGAGGACAGGGATATTCAGTTCATCATGCATATTCCGGCCGATTTTACAGGCAAGCTGTCTGCGCAAGGCGAGCAGGCCAAGCTGGACTTTTTCATCAATGAATCCAATCCCGCTACGGTTACGAGCAGCATGCACAGCGTGGTGAACCAGGTCTCGTCCAAGATCATCGCTCAGATCCAGTCTCAGAGCTTCGAGGGACTGCTGCAGGGCATGAAGATGCCTGCCGACCAGTCGAAGCAGACCGTGGAAAGCATCATGGGCAAGGTCGAGACGACTATCGTGTCCACCAACCCGCAGCCTGCGGGAACGCATAATCAGATGGCGCCGATGTTCCTGACGATGGCTACGTACGTCGGAGCGATGATCTATTCCATGATGAGCATCGGCACGCTGAACCAGCTCAAGGGACGCATGGGCAAATGGCGCGCCTTCGGAGCCTTGCAGGGAGTGAACGCGCTGCTCTCGCTGATCGCTCCGCTGGTCGGGCTCGCGATCTACTTCTCCGTCCATGGCTACGGCGCCGAAGCCTTCCTGCAGATGTGGATGGTCCACGCGCTGGAAATGTTCGTCGCCATCACGTTCACGAGCCTGTTCTGCCTCCTGCTCGGCCAGGCCGGCATGATTGTGAACCTGCCGGTCCTGCTGACGCAGACGATCGCGAACGGAGCCGTCGTGCCGCGCGAGATGATGCCGGCTTACTTCGAGTGGTTCAGCTACATTTCTCCGATGTACTATACGGTCCACCTCGACTACAACATCCTGTTCGGCGGCGGCCGGACGGCCGATTATCTGCTTGGCCTCGGCCTCGTCGGGCTCGGCGCGCTGATCGTCAACAGCGTGATCCATCATTTCAAGGCGGTCAGGAAACCTCTGGACCATGCCGAGACTGCAGGACAGCCGCTTTTCATGTAAACTGAATACCAAAGGGGCTGACGGGCATTGCCGCCTGGTCGGCCTCTATTCGGTTCACGATGGACGTTAAGGAGGCTCGCCGATGTCGCTTCAAATCTTCATCCTCGGAACGCTCAGCGAAGGGGATCGACATCCCTACGATATCAAAAAGCAGGTTCTGAAGCCGCTGGACGGCAATGTGACGATCAACGACGGAACGCTCTATTATCAATTCGAGGTGCTGGCCAAAAAAGGGCTCATCCGTAAAATAGAGGTCGTCCAAACCGACAACCGCCCGGAGAAAACAACCTATGGCATCACGGAAAAAGGAAGGCTAGCGCTGGAGGAGGAAATCTATGCCGCCTTCCAGAAATTCAGCTCGGCGACCTCGCTGTATTCTTCCCTCATGTTCCTGGACAAAGTGGACAAGCAGAAGCTGATTTATCTGATCGGGGAGGCGGTCGCCAGGCTCGAGAGCCGCATCCGCCAGATCGAGGAGTCCGATCCCGCGCTTGGCAGCGTGCCCGACGCGAAGCGGTCCGCCGTCAGGCTGATCATCGACCATGCCGATGAGTCCATCCGTAACGACATCCGCTGGCTGCGCAAGGTGCTGGAGCAGCTGAATGAATCTTGATTGGTAGCGGCAGAAACTAGGCTCTGGCAGCTTTTAAACAGAGCTGGAACAGACCTGGGAAGCCCTTCGGGGCCAGCCTGGGTTTGTTCGGGTTCAGCCATTATTCACCTGCCGGAGAGGCTCGGGCTCCTTTACAATGAGAGCAGCCGAACTCTAAGCGAAGGTGAAGCTGAGTGCCGATCGACAAGCGAAATAGACTGGATGAGAATCCGTTTGAATACCGGATCTCCAAAGACAGGAAAGTATTCATTTCCTGGCAGGGCAAGGCCGTGTCGACGCTGGCCGGCAAAAAAGCCGAGAAATTCATTGCGGCCGCCCAAACGGCGGGAGATTTCGAAATCCAGCTGCTGCTTGCCAAAGCAACCGGACATTTCAAGCATGGCAATGAACGCTGATCGACGGCGCATTCAAGGATGGCGCCGTCTTGCATTCCATTCCCTGAGAATTGACGTATAATAGAATTCGTTCCAGCTGGCCTTCCGGCTTTGCTCGGAAGAGCCGTCTATTTTCGGCGCGGTTCAAGCCAAAACAAAAAGTTATTTTTAAACGCCGCAGAGGGGAATGGATTCAGTGCTTCAATGGGCAAAAGGGAAGATAGGACGGGGAGCGGCCGTTCCGCCGGAAAGGAAGCTGAGCCGGGATGCGGTCACCTCGCTGATCATCCATAGCTGCTTCCAGTTCGGGGCATCGATGTCGGGCTTGTTTCTCAACCTGTACTTGTGGAGGCTGACCGAGGACCTCGCGATCAACGGGCTGTACAACATCATCTGCTTCGCGATCACCCCGGCGGCGTTCGCCGCGGGCGGCTGGCTGGCCAAGCGCAAGGATCGGATGGCCGCATACAGGCTGGGCATCGTCATGATCGCCCTGTTTTACCTGCTTGTCGTCGTCGCCCAGGAGCGGGTAGCGGAATATTATGTCCTGTTCGCGCTGTTGAACGGAATATCGTCCGGCTTCTATTGGGTCGGCTATCTCGTGCTTCAATACGACGTGTCTACGGAAACGAACCGGATCCGGTATCTGGCGATCAACATGATCGCCTTCAATTCCGCCGGCCTTGCCGGTCCGGCGCTGGCGGGCCTCATCATCCGCCGCAGCGAAGGGCTGCAAGGGTATATCCTTATTTTTGCGCTGGCCTTTGTCATGTTCGCGGCCGCGGCCGTCATCAGCTTCCGGATTCCGATGCAAACTATGCGCCACCGCACCTATTATCTGAATCTGATGGGCTTGCTGATGTCCAAGCACAGGAGATGGCGCAGAGCGCTGTACAGCTTCTTCGTCTTCGGCCTGTTCCAGGGAATCATGCTGTTCCTTCCCAACATCCTGCTGTTCCGCACCGTCGGCCGCGAGGACTGGGTCGGCTATCTCGGCGTGCTGTTCTCCGCCTTGACGGTCGCTACCGGGTATGTCATTTCCCGCTCCGCCCAGCAGGAGCATGTGCGCCTCTACCTGCTCATCTCCTCGATCGGAGTCACGCTCGGGGCGGCGCTCCTGCTGCTGGACGTGAAGCTGTGGTCCGTCGCCGCCTTCATGATCCTGTTCTCGGTGTTCAACCCGCTCGCGGTCAACACGCTGACCTCGTATTATTACCGGCTGATCGGCCAGCTGCCGCTCAAGGGGCAGCTGCGCGTCGAGTCGGTCATCATGCGGGAGCTGTTCCTCAACGCCGGTCGTGCCGTATCGATCGCGCTGCTGCTCCTGTGCGCGGCCGATATGCGGCCGTCGTTCATGGCGGCGGTGCTGTTCGGCATGGCGGCTCTGCAGTTCGCGCTGCCGGGACTGGTGAAGGAGCGTCAATGAACGGA encodes:
- a CDS encoding DUF1796 family putative cysteine peptidase; amino-acid sequence: MRLKKVMKSYDLIVSLGSSCSPAIHMRRHGLRKFSMPLDWMVSLSLGDVARLFDHRFHDFMKLEHLVMAEETFYPQYYLDDGEPIYLEPVEKKLIKSYFIKDALYNIISVHDFPIFEGQHWSSSYPAYKAKLDMRVARLWEGLSQSRHPLFIRWYAEYDQAAAMQAALTRVLGGKEFTLLVLNPVAELKTVQEADWKMSQVCVLEVPHDIKDDALWDRVLSGIKLN
- the abc-f gene encoding ribosomal protection-like ABC-F family protein, yielding MIIVNAQNVRKYHAAHLVLDGAAFQIQDGEKVGLIGRNGSGKSTLLRLLSGRDSADEGMLTVRRDARIGYLPQIPAAYDSMTVYEVLASGFGSLMKAKEELAGLESRMADPDLAPSALERLLVRYSEVQELFEQGGGYDIDTFIDQVASGLQIDRSRDGETLGSLSGGEKTRVVLASQLVTRPDLLLLDEPTNHLDLKGMEWLEPFLRGYAGSCVIVSHDRYFLDAVGTKMIELEDGEAHTYLSDYSGYLRLKEELLLRQFAEFQEQQKAIRKMKETIRRLEEWGRIGDNEKFFKRAASIRKALEKMEAVKRPVLEPKTAEFSLNPQDRSGKQVIAFERVSKRYGDRILLQGAEGKLLYGEKTVLIGDNGSGKTTLLKMLLGRESADEGELKLGTRLEIGYLAQQEPASEPEKSVLDYFRTEAGMEEGEARHLLARYQFYGAAVFRPLKALSGGEWSRLRLALLVRKRPNLLLLDEPTNHLDTASREALEEALEEFPGTILAVSHDRYFINRIAGRVWELSGGRIVSWNGNYDGYKAEKAKQPAAGSRFAGDRNPEPAAIGSAAAPPAQAAFPGERKDARSGSKANVKQTEQPGKDLLGKQPEQLEKQMERLEKEIAHLEARVAAAGAELERLAVNGSPEALEKRWEEREMDERQLAGLTDRWLELAGE
- a CDS encoding ABC transporter permease translates to MKAFLKNKMIMSGVFMIVFYQIIMIGIFMSGYSAVPKNLPDLTVAIVNEDQQSGAKFVEQLKEQLPFHVVTDASLDQAKQQLEDRDIQFIMHIPADFTGKLSAQGEQAKLDFFINESNPATVTSSMHSVVNQVSSKIIAQIQSQSFEGLLQGMKMPADQSKQTVESIMGKVETTIVSTNPQPAGTHNQMAPMFLTMATYVGAMIYSMMSIGTLNQLKGRMGKWRAFGALQGVNALLSLIAPLVGLAIYFSVHGYGAEAFLQMWMVHALEMFVAITFTSLFCLLLGQAGMIVNLPVLLTQTIANGAVVPREMMPAYFEWFSYISPMYYTVHLDYNILFGGGRTADYLLGLGLVGLGALIVNSVIHHFKAVRKPLDHAETAGQPLFM
- a CDS encoding PadR family transcriptional regulator; the protein is MSLQIFILGTLSEGDRHPYDIKKQVLKPLDGNVTINDGTLYYQFEVLAKKGLIRKIEVVQTDNRPEKTTYGITEKGRLALEEEIYAAFQKFSSATSLYSSLMFLDKVDKQKLIYLIGEAVARLESRIRQIEESDPALGSVPDAKRSAVRLIIDHADESIRNDIRWLRKVLEQLNES
- a CDS encoding MFS transporter, with translation MLQWAKGKIGRGAAVPPERKLSRDAVTSLIIHSCFQFGASMSGLFLNLYLWRLTEDLAINGLYNIICFAITPAAFAAGGWLAKRKDRMAAYRLGIVMIALFYLLVVVAQERVAEYYVLFALLNGISSGFYWVGYLVLQYDVSTETNRIRYLAINMIAFNSAGLAGPALAGLIIRRSEGLQGYILIFALAFVMFAAAAVISFRIPMQTMRHRTYYLNLMGLLMSKHRRWRRALYSFFVFGLFQGIMLFLPNILLFRTVGREDWVGYLGVLFSALTVATGYVISRSAQQEHVRLYLLISSIGVTLGAALLLLDVKLWSVAAFMILFSVFNPLAVNTLTSYYYRLIGQLPLKGQLRVESVIMRELFLNAGRAVSIALLLLCAADMRPSFMAAVLFGMAALQFALPGLVKERQ